A stretch of Bradyrhizobium sp. AZCC 2262 DNA encodes these proteins:
- a CDS encoding ActS/PrrB/RegB family redox-sensitive histidine kinase produces the protein MTDVDASDFRLPQRYVRLDTILRLRWLAALGQLTAIFIVAHGLEFEFPVIACVAIVGISALLNLALQIAFDPMQRLEPVYAAALLALNIVELAALLFLTGGLQNPFSFLFLAPVLISATVLPIRMTVGLGLLAVACASALVFFHLPLPWDSEDPLVLPPIYLFGVWLSIVLAIGVTSLYAFQATEEARKLSDALAATELVLTREQHLTQLDGLAAAAAHELGTPLSTIFLISRELEKTVDGDDPLASDLKTLREQAQRCRDILAKITQLSSSGAPFDLMPLSTLIEEAVAPHRDFDVAIKVRLAVAATREPVGARNPAILYGVGNILENAVDFARTTVEVNAWWNADTVEIIISDDGPGIAPDMLKRIGEPYLSRRRSADEAHRERAGLGLGVFIARTLLERTGAKVSFSNRTFPDHGAVVQIAWPRARFEAEESAAGPAD, from the coding sequence ATGACCGACGTCGACGCCTCCGATTTCCGCCTTCCGCAACGCTATGTTCGTCTCGATACGATCCTCCGGCTGCGCTGGCTAGCTGCGCTCGGCCAGCTCACCGCGATCTTCATCGTGGCGCATGGGCTGGAATTCGAGTTTCCCGTCATTGCCTGCGTCGCCATCGTCGGCATTTCGGCGCTGCTCAATCTCGCGCTGCAGATTGCCTTCGACCCGATGCAGCGGCTGGAGCCGGTCTATGCGGCGGCGCTGCTCGCGCTCAACATCGTCGAATTGGCCGCGCTGCTGTTCCTGACCGGGGGATTGCAGAACCCGTTCTCGTTCCTGTTCCTGGCCCCGGTCCTGATCTCGGCGACGGTGCTGCCGATCCGGATGACGGTCGGGCTCGGCCTGCTTGCGGTCGCCTGCGCCTCGGCGCTGGTGTTCTTCCACCTGCCGCTCCCGTGGGACAGCGAAGACCCGCTGGTGCTGCCGCCGATCTATCTGTTCGGGGTCTGGCTCTCGATCGTGCTCGCGATCGGCGTCACCAGCCTCTATGCGTTCCAGGCGACCGAGGAGGCGCGAAAACTTTCCGATGCGCTGGCTGCGACCGAGCTGGTGCTGACGCGCGAGCAGCATTTGACCCAGCTCGATGGCCTCGCCGCCGCCGCCGCGCATGAACTCGGCACGCCGCTGTCGACGATCTTCCTGATTTCGCGGGAGCTGGAAAAGACGGTCGACGGCGACGACCCATTGGCGTCCGATCTGAAAACCCTGCGCGAGCAGGCGCAGCGCTGCCGCGACATCCTCGCCAAGATCACCCAGCTTTCCTCCTCCGGCGCGCCGTTCGACCTCATGCCGCTGTCGACGCTGATCGAGGAGGCGGTGGCGCCGCATCGCGATTTCGACGTCGCAATCAAGGTGCGGCTAGCTGTCGCAGCCACGCGGGAACCGGTCGGTGCGCGGAACCCGGCCATCCTGTACGGCGTCGGCAACATCCTGGAAAATGCCGTCGACTTCGCGCGGACGACGGTGGAGGTGAACGCCTGGTGGAACGCCGATACGGTCGAAATCATCATTTCGGACGACGGCCCGGGCATTGCGCCCGACATGCTGAAACGGATCGGGGAACCCTATTTATCAAGGCGTCGCAGCGCCGATGAGGCCCACCGCGAACGCGCCGGCCTCGGCCTTGGCGTGTTCATCGCCCGCACGCTGCTGGAACGGACCGGCGCCAAGGTCTCGTTCTCCAACCGGACCTTTCCCGATCACGGCGCCGTGGTGCAGATCGCCTGGCCGCGCGCTCGTTTCGAGGCTGAGGAAAGCGCTGCCGGCCCAGCGGATTAA
- a CDS encoding MmcB family DNA repair protein has protein sequence MESPARQISLVPPLDRRQSETALAIARGTARLLRALGFSCISELPLPSGRRADLVALNEKGEIWIVEIKSSVEDLRADQKWQDYRMHCDRLFFAFTQDLPCEIFPQDTGLIIADAYGAHLHCEAPEHRLPAATRKSMTVRFAMAAAQRINRLIDPQGHGEF, from the coding sequence ATGGAATCGCCCGCCCGCCAGATCAGCCTCGTGCCTCCATTGGACCGCCGCCAGTCGGAGACGGCGCTCGCGATCGCGCGCGGCACCGCGCGGCTGCTTCGCGCGCTGGGGTTTTCCTGCATCAGCGAACTGCCGCTGCCCTCAGGCCGGCGCGCCGATCTGGTGGCGCTGAACGAGAAGGGCGAGATCTGGATCGTCGAGATCAAGTCATCGGTGGAAGATCTGCGCGCCGACCAGAAGTGGCAGGACTACCGGATGCATTGCGACCGGCTGTTCTTCGCCTTCACGCAGGATCTGCCCTGCGAGATATTCCCGCAAGATACCGGCCTGATCATCGCCGACGCCTACGGCGCCCATTTGCATTGCGAGGCCCCCGAGCATCGTCTGCCGGCGGCAACGCGCAAATCCATGACGGTGCGTTTTGCGATGGCCGCCGCGCAGCGGATCAACCGGCTGATCGATCCGCAGGGCCACGGGGAGTTTTAG
- a CDS encoding RMD1 family protein, which translates to MDQASKSPLGGTRTTARAFFVSDRLNTSGLERGDVLATTPLAFRVNESGIAILFRYGVVILIGLNALEEEEFLRGLEHRMTGKLARRDEEIAIIELAPEREDQIPPGGPICLQSLSPERLILIGEALAKSVVLARHEREVASVFDTTEPFARELARNGRMHGSRQSILKNIGNALLVRHRVSGPVEVEEKPDVLWDKPHLERLYARLEDEYELKERAESLNRKLAVIAESAQVLTDIIDTRRSLRLEVIIVLLILFEVIMTIYQLAIGRHA; encoded by the coding sequence ATGGACCAAGCCTCCAAATCGCCGCTCGGCGGGACCCGAACGACGGCGCGGGCGTTTTTTGTCAGCGATCGCCTCAATACGTCGGGCCTCGAGCGCGGCGATGTGCTGGCAACGACGCCGCTGGCGTTTCGCGTCAATGAAAGCGGCATCGCCATACTGTTCCGCTATGGCGTGGTGATCCTGATCGGGCTGAATGCGCTGGAGGAGGAGGAATTCCTTCGCGGCCTGGAGCACCGCATGACGGGGAAGCTCGCGCGGCGCGACGAGGAAATTGCAATCATCGAGCTTGCCCCGGAACGGGAGGACCAGATTCCACCCGGCGGCCCGATCTGCCTGCAAAGCCTTTCGCCCGAGCGGCTGATCCTGATCGGCGAGGCGTTGGCGAAGAGCGTCGTCCTGGCGCGGCACGAACGCGAGGTTGCCAGCGTCTTCGATACGACCGAGCCGTTCGCGCGGGAACTGGCGCGGAACGGACGCATGCACGGCAGCCGCCAATCCATCCTGAAAAATATCGGCAACGCGCTTCTGGTACGGCACCGGGTGTCGGGGCCGGTCGAAGTGGAAGAAAAACCCGACGTGCTTTGGGACAAGCCGCATCTGGAGCGGCTGTACGCCCGGCTGGAGGACGAATACGAGCTCAAGGAGCGCGCGGAATCGCTGAACCGCAAGCTCGCCGTGATCGCCGAGAGCGCGCAGGTGTTGACCGATATCATCGATACGCGGCGCTCATTGCGGCTCGAAGTGATTATCGTGCTCCTGATCCTGTTCGAAGTGATCATGACGATCTACCAGCTCGCCATCGGCCGGCACGCCTGA
- a CDS encoding polyhydroxyalkanoate depolymerase → MPIGEFGGAPPLVAEGSPALTTPMYWMYELGHASLNPARAVTDATKILFQNPLNPWSHTQFGKSIAAACELFERTTRRYGKPEWGLDTTEVNGVRTPVEVRSIWEKPFCRLLHFDRKLTRPLRSPHPRVLIVAPMSGHYATLLRGTVEAFLPTHEVYITDWSDARMVPLTEGRFDLDDYVDYVIEMLHVLGGNMHVIAVCQPSVPVVAAVSVMEAARDPFVPLSMTLMGGPIDTRRNPTSVNNLAAERGIEWFRNHVITKVPFPHPGVMRDVYPGFLQLSGFITMNLDRHTDAHKALFNNLVKGDGDMVDKHREFYDEYLAVMDLTAEYYLQTVDLVFVKHALPKGEMTHRGKPVDPSQIRRVALMTVEGEKDDISGLGQTEATHALCPNIPDHRRVHYVQKGVGHYGVFNGSRFRSEIVPRISDFMMTSANTKMSAAKTKPTLVRAAE, encoded by the coding sequence ATGCCGATTGGTGAGTTTGGTGGCGCACCGCCACTGGTGGCAGAAGGCAGTCCGGCGCTTACGACGCCGATGTACTGGATGTACGAACTGGGCCACGCGTCGCTCAACCCGGCGCGCGCCGTGACTGACGCGACCAAGATCCTGTTTCAAAATCCGCTGAATCCCTGGTCGCACACGCAATTCGGCAAATCGATCGCCGCAGCTTGCGAATTGTTCGAACGCACCACCCGCCGTTACGGCAAGCCCGAATGGGGCCTCGACACCACCGAAGTCAACGGCGTCCGCACACCGGTCGAAGTCCGCTCGATCTGGGAAAAGCCGTTCTGCCGCCTGCTGCATTTCGATCGCAAGCTGACCCGGCCGCTGCGCAGCCCCCATCCGCGCGTCCTGATCGTGGCGCCGATGTCCGGCCACTACGCGACGCTTTTGCGCGGTACGGTCGAGGCGTTCCTGCCGACGCATGAAGTCTACATCACCGACTGGTCGGACGCGCGCATGGTCCCTCTCACCGAGGGCCGATTCGATCTCGATGACTATGTCGATTACGTCATCGAGATGCTGCACGTGCTCGGCGGCAACATGCATGTGATCGCGGTGTGCCAGCCTTCGGTGCCCGTGGTGGCGGCGGTGTCCGTGATGGAAGCGGCGCGCGATCCCTTCGTACCGCTGTCGATGACCCTGATGGGCGGCCCGATCGATACCCGCCGCAATCCCACTTCCGTGAACAACCTCGCAGCCGAGCGCGGCATCGAGTGGTTCCGCAACCACGTCATCACCAAGGTGCCATTCCCGCATCCGGGCGTGATGCGCGACGTCTATCCGGGCTTTTTGCAGCTCTCGGGCTTCATCACCATGAACCTCGATCGCCATACCGACGCGCACAAGGCCCTGTTCAACAATCTGGTGAAGGGCGACGGCGACATGGTCGACAAGCACCGCGAATTCTATGACGAGTATCTCGCGGTGATGGATCTGACGGCCGAGTATTACCTGCAGACCGTCGACCTCGTCTTCGTCAAGCACGCGCTGCCCAAGGGTGAGATGACCCATCGCGGCAAGCCGGTCGATCCGTCGCAAATCCGGCGCGTGGCGCTGATGACGGTGGAAGGTGAGAAGGACGACATCTCCGGGCTTGGTCAAACCGAAGCAACGCATGCATTGTGCCCGAATATTCCCGATCATCGCCGCGTGCATTACGTGCAAAAGGGCGTTGGGCACTACGGCGTGTTCAACGGATCGCGATTCCGTTCCGAAATCGTGCCGCGCATCTCCGATTTCATGATGACGTCGGCCAATACCAAGATGTCAGCGGCCAAAACCAAGCCAACATTGGTCCGTGCAGCCGAATAG
- a CDS encoding extracellular catalytic domain type 1 short-chain-length polyhydroxyalkanoate depolymerase — MSLAKNVEFLRHLPKLNGFNGLGIYGRGASAGAGSPLVEIAGFGTNPGALKMFAYVPVQLPRASALVVVLHGCGQAAAGYDFGTGWSTLAKRYGFALLMPEQQGANNANTCFNWFNPGDIARGRGEAASIRQMVARMVADHKIDPRRIYITGLSAGGAMTSVMLATYPEVFAGGAIIAGLPFGIASNVREALGGMMQSTSRPAGKLGDLVRKASKYKGPWPKVSVWHGSADRTVNPANANEIVKQWLDVHGLPAAPMSATDVDGYPREVWWNADGETVVESYTITDMAHGTPLGLSGNDERYGAEGAFLIEAGISSSYHIANFFGLTERISPTVEAAKPAPAPKTVPSAATASLQSSDHAATLWSRAHKPVHQPKPAPREPKRRGIDVGAVITRALTAAGLMK; from the coding sequence TTGTCGCTCGCGAAGAACGTCGAATTCTTGCGCCATCTCCCGAAGCTGAACGGGTTCAATGGCTTGGGAATCTATGGCCGAGGTGCATCGGCGGGGGCGGGGAGTCCGCTCGTTGAAATCGCAGGATTTGGCACCAATCCCGGCGCGCTAAAAATGTTCGCCTATGTGCCGGTGCAGTTGCCGCGCGCGTCCGCGCTCGTCGTGGTCCTGCACGGCTGCGGCCAGGCCGCAGCGGGATATGATTTCGGCACCGGCTGGTCGACGCTCGCCAAGCGCTACGGCTTTGCGTTGCTGATGCCCGAACAGCAGGGCGCCAACAACGCCAACACCTGCTTCAACTGGTTCAATCCGGGCGACATCGCGCGCGGCCGCGGCGAGGCCGCCTCGATCCGGCAGATGGTCGCGCGGATGGTCGCCGATCACAAAATCGATCCGCGCCGCATCTATATCACCGGCCTCTCCGCCGGCGGCGCGATGACGTCGGTGATGCTGGCGACCTATCCGGAAGTGTTCGCGGGCGGCGCCATCATCGCCGGTCTCCCGTTCGGCATCGCCAGCAATGTCCGGGAAGCGCTCGGCGGCATGATGCAGTCGACGTCGCGCCCTGCCGGCAAATTGGGCGATCTCGTCCGGAAGGCCTCCAAGTATAAGGGCCCGTGGCCGAAAGTGTCGGTGTGGCACGGCAGCGCCGATCGCACCGTCAATCCTGCCAACGCCAACGAGATCGTCAAGCAATGGCTCGATGTCCACGGCCTGCCGGCGGCGCCGATGTCGGCAACGGATGTCGACGGCTACCCGCGTGAAGTCTGGTGGAATGCCGATGGCGAGACCGTCGTCGAATCCTACACCATCACGGATATGGCCCACGGCACGCCGCTGGGGCTTTCCGGCAATGACGAGCGCTATGGCGCGGAGGGCGCGTTCCTGATCGAAGCGGGGATTTCCTCGTCCTACCACATCGCAAATTTCTTCGGCCTGACCGAGCGCATCAGCCCGACCGTCGAAGCGGCCAAGCCGGCGCCAGCGCCGAAGACCGTTCCGTCGGCCGCCACGGCATCCCTGCAATCGTCCGATCACGCCGCCACGCTCTGGTCGCGAGCCCACAAGCCGGTTCACCAACCCAAGCCGGCGCCGCGCGAACCGAAGCGTCGCGGCATCGATGTCGGCGCCGTCATCACCCGCGCCCTGACGGCGGCGGGACTGATGAAATAG
- a CDS encoding winged helix-turn-helix transcriptional regulator: MAKAKTQTCGCPVAAFQKMISGKYKLRIVWDLKDGPRRYGEIRTGLLRGASGSAEITPRVLSRELKALAESGLIDRKDFGVVPPKVEYRLTRKGRSFVPVIAAIKDWGTRHLAEADEMVAAE, from the coding sequence ATGGCCAAGGCAAAGACGCAGACCTGCGGCTGCCCGGTCGCGGCATTCCAGAAAATGATCAGCGGCAAATACAAGCTGCGCATCGTCTGGGACCTGAAAGATGGTCCGCGGCGCTACGGCGAAATTCGAACCGGCCTGCTGCGCGGCGCGAGCGGCAGCGCCGAGATCACGCCGCGGGTCCTGAGCCGTGAATTGAAGGCGCTCGCCGAGAGCGGGCTTATCGACCGCAAGGATTTTGGCGTGGTCCCGCCCAAGGTCGAATACCGCCTGACCCGCAAGGGCAGGAGTTTCGTGCCTGTCATTGCCGCCATTAAGGACTGGGGCACGCGGCATCTTGCGGAAGCGGACGAAATGGTCGCGGCTGAATAG
- a CDS encoding ABC transporter ATP-binding protein, with product MDHSETAPAQSAAAGPESSAAIDVAHLIKLYKTTRAVDGVSFRIARGSITGLLGGNGAGKTTTIAMIMGLVLPTSGRVQVLGHAMPEQSAEVLGRMNFESPYVDMPMRLTVRQNLTIFGRLYAVKDLAARIEQLASDLDLRDFLDRANGKLSAGQKTRVALAKALINQPELLLLDEPTASLDPDTADWVRQHLQDYRKTHDATILLASHNMLEVERLCDRVIIMKRGRIEDDDSPDQIMARYNRNTLEEVFLDVARGRVAEGTSS from the coding sequence ATGGACCATAGTGAGACAGCGCCGGCACAGTCTGCCGCGGCCGGGCCGGAAAGCTCCGCCGCGATCGACGTCGCGCATCTCATAAAACTCTACAAGACCACCCGCGCGGTGGATGGCGTGTCGTTCCGGATCGCGCGCGGCAGCATCACCGGCCTGCTCGGCGGCAATGGCGCCGGCAAGACCACGACGATCGCGATGATCATGGGGCTGGTGCTGCCGACCTCGGGGCGCGTCCAGGTGCTTGGCCATGCGATGCCGGAGCAAAGCGCCGAGGTGCTCGGCCGGATGAATTTCGAGAGCCCCTATGTCGACATGCCGATGCGGCTCACGGTGCGGCAGAACCTCACCATCTTCGGCCGGCTCTATGCGGTGAAGGATCTCGCCGCGCGCATCGAACAGCTCGCCTCCGACCTCGATCTCAGGGATTTCCTCGATCGCGCCAACGGCAAACTCTCGGCCGGACAGAAGACCCGCGTCGCGCTGGCGAAGGCGCTGATCAACCAGCCTGAATTGTTGCTGCTCGACGAGCCGACGGCTTCCCTCGACCCCGACACCGCCGACTGGGTGCGGCAGCATTTGCAGGACTACCGCAAAACCCATGACGCCACCATCCTGCTGGCGTCGCACAACATGCTGGAAGTGGAGCGGCTGTGCGACCGCGTCATCATCATGAAGCGCGGCCGCATCGAGGATGACGACAGTCCCGACCAGATCATGGCGCGCTACAACCGGAATACGCTGGAAGAAGTGTTCCTCGATGTCGCGCGCGGACGGGTAGCGGAGGGGACATCGTCGTGA
- a CDS encoding vWA domain-containing protein codes for MPRIASPVFALALTALSLSAGLSSAVAKPAVEVAFVLDTTGSMGGLLEGAKRKIWSIATAIVDSNPDADIRMGLVAYRDIGDDYVTKKVELTTDIQDLYANLLELKARGGGDWPESVNEALDVGVNKLQWTRGGDTRRIVFLVGDAPPHMDYAQDTKYPITLSVARQKDIIVNAVLAGDARDTERVWRDIAQNGNGRFIPIPQDGGQVVIIETPYDEDIIILQREINGTVIPYGPRAMQKRTEGKTKQLSEVAAAAPAQASEMASYLNKRSKATSEAVTGAGDLVADVAAGRSSFSTIKDEDLPDNLRAMKPEQRADEVNKQMNQRKALNEKLSALVAKRDKYVADQRAKAPPKASSFDRVVEDTLKAQIKR; via the coding sequence ATGCCACGCATCGCTAGCCCCGTTTTTGCCCTTGCCCTCACTGCCCTGTCGCTGTCCGCCGGACTGTCATCGGCCGTTGCAAAGCCCGCCGTCGAAGTCGCGTTCGTGCTCGACACCACGGGCTCGATGGGGGGCCTGCTCGAAGGCGCCAAGCGCAAGATCTGGTCGATCGCGACCGCGATCGTCGATTCCAACCCCGACGCCGACATCCGCATGGGCCTCGTCGCCTATCGCGACATCGGCGACGACTACGTCACCAAGAAGGTCGAACTCACCACCGACATCCAGGATCTCTATGCCAACCTTCTGGAATTGAAGGCGCGCGGCGGCGGCGACTGGCCGGAGAGCGTCAACGAGGCGCTCGACGTTGGCGTCAACAAGCTGCAATGGACCCGCGGCGGCGATACCAGGCGGATCGTGTTCCTGGTCGGCGATGCGCCGCCGCACATGGATTACGCGCAGGACACCAAATATCCGATCACGCTGTCGGTGGCGAGGCAGAAGGACATCATCGTCAACGCCGTGCTGGCCGGCGATGCCCGCGATACCGAGCGGGTGTGGCGCGACATCGCCCAGAACGGCAACGGCCGCTTCATTCCGATCCCGCAGGACGGCGGCCAGGTCGTCATCATCGAAACGCCTTATGACGAGGACATCATCATCCTGCAGCGCGAGATCAACGGCACCGTAATCCCCTACGGGCCGCGCGCGATGCAGAAGCGCACCGAGGGCAAGACCAAGCAATTGTCCGAGGTCGCCGCCGCCGCGCCGGCGCAGGCCTCGGAGATGGCGAGCTATCTCAACAAGCGTTCGAAGGCGACGTCCGAAGCCGTCACCGGCGCTGGCGACCTCGTCGCCGACGTCGCAGCCGGCCGCAGCAGCTTTTCCACCATCAAGGACGAAGACCTGCCGGATAATCTGCGCGCGATGAAGCCCGAGCAGCGCGCCGATGAGGTCAACAAGCAGATGAACCAGCGCAAGGCGCTCAACGAAAAACTGTCAGCGCTGGTGGCGAAGCGCGACAAATACGTCGCCGACCAGCGCGCCAAGGCGCCGCCGAAAGCATCGTCGTTCGACCGTGTGGTCGAGGATACGCTGAAGGCGCAGATCAAGCGGTAG
- a CDS encoding MBL fold metallo-hydrolase — protein sequence MDDKTETQAKAGAMIVPVTLFEQNCTIIWHEPSKKAVVIDPGGDVPKIMEAIKQTGVTVEKIWLTHGHIDHVGGAAELRDALQVKIEGPHIADKYLLDNVVSSGERFGMTDVRNFGPDRWLDEGEQVSISDLTFDILHCPGHSPGSVVFFNKELRFAHVGDVLFNGSVGRTDLPGGSHATLINSIKEKLLPLGDDVGFICGHGAGSSIGQERMTNPFLTGEM from the coding sequence ATGGATGACAAAACCGAGACCCAAGCGAAAGCCGGCGCGATGATCGTGCCGGTGACGCTGTTCGAGCAGAACTGCACCATCATCTGGCACGAGCCTTCCAAGAAGGCCGTGGTGATCGATCCCGGCGGGGACGTTCCCAAGATCATGGAAGCGATCAAGCAGACCGGCGTCACGGTCGAGAAGATCTGGCTGACGCACGGCCATATCGACCATGTCGGCGGCGCCGCCGAACTGCGCGATGCGCTGCAGGTGAAGATCGAAGGTCCGCACATCGCCGACAAATACCTGCTCGACAATGTCGTGAGCAGCGGCGAGCGCTTCGGCATGACTGACGTGCGCAATTTCGGCCCTGACCGCTGGCTCGACGAGGGCGAGCAGGTGTCGATCAGCGATCTCACCTTCGACATCCTGCATTGCCCGGGCCATTCGCCGGGCAGCGTGGTGTTCTTCAACAAGGAATTGCGCTTCGCCCATGTCGGCGACGTGCTGTTCAACGGCTCGGTCGGGCGCACGGATTTGCCCGGCGGCAGCCACGCCACGCTGATCAACTCGATCAAGGAAAAGCTGCTGCCGCTCGGCGACGATGTCGGCTTCATCTGCGGCCATGGCGCGGGCTCCAGCATCGGCCAGGAGCGGATGACCAATCCGTTCCTTACCGGCGAGATGTAA
- a CDS encoding ABC transporter permease — MVLRYWYLLMSSWPRLLELIYWPALQIITWGFLQSYISQNDGFFARAGGTLIGAVILWDILFRGQLGFSISFLEEMWARNLGNLMMSPLKPIEFLISLMIMSLIRLAIGVIPMTLLALFFFDFNFFAIGLPLIAFFCNLIFTSWSVGIFVSGLVLRNGLGAESIVWTLMFGLMPLACIYYPVAVLPAWLQAIAWTLPPTYVFEGMRALLINHVFRADLMVWSLGINAVLFAASFAIFLALLRSAKHHGSLLGGGE, encoded by the coding sequence ATGGTGCTGCGCTACTGGTATCTCCTGATGTCGTCGTGGCCGCGCCTATTGGAGCTGATCTATTGGCCGGCGTTGCAGATCATCACCTGGGGCTTTCTGCAGAGTTACATCTCTCAGAACGACGGCTTCTTTGCGCGCGCCGGCGGCACGCTGATCGGCGCGGTGATCCTGTGGGACATCCTGTTCCGCGGCCAGCTCGGCTTCTCGATCTCGTTCCTCGAAGAAATGTGGGCGCGCAACCTCGGCAACCTGATGATGAGCCCGTTGAAGCCGATCGAGTTTCTGATCTCGCTGATGATCATGAGCCTGATCCGGCTTGCGATCGGCGTGATCCCGATGACGCTGCTGGCGCTGTTCTTCTTCGATTTCAATTTCTTCGCGATCGGGCTGCCGCTGATCGCGTTCTTCTGCAACCTGATCTTCACCAGCTGGTCGGTCGGAATCTTTGTTTCGGGTCTGGTGCTGCGCAACGGGTTAGGGGCCGAAAGCATTGTCTGGACGCTTATGTTCGGCCTGATGCCGCTGGCCTGCATCTATTATCCGGTCGCGGTGCTGCCTGCCTGGCTGCAAGCCATCGCCTGGACGCTGCCGCCGACCTATGTGTTCGAGGGCATGCGCGCGCTTCTCATCAATCACGTGTTCAGGGCCGACCTGATGGTCTGGTCGCTGGGCATCAACGCGGTGCTGTTCGCTGCCTCCTTTGCGATCTTCCTTGCCCTTTTGCGCAGCGCCAAACACCACGGTTCTTTGCTCGGGGGTGGCGAATAA
- a CDS encoding ActR/PrrA/RegA family redox response regulator transcription factor, with amino-acid sequence MNAIAELNDLADRSLLIVEDDKPFLERLSRAMETRGFAVTSCDTVTDGLAQINKAAPAFAVVDLRLGDGNGLDVVSALKRKRPDARTIVLTGYGNIATAVTAVKMGAVDYLSKPADADDVVAALLASGTEKSELPSNPMSADRVRWEHIQRIYEMCNRNVSETARRLNMHRRTLQRILAKRAPR; translated from the coding sequence TTGAACGCCATCGCCGAACTGAACGATCTCGCCGACCGCTCGCTGCTGATCGTCGAGGACGACAAGCCGTTTCTCGAGCGCCTGTCGCGCGCGATGGAAACCCGCGGCTTCGCGGTGACATCCTGCGACACCGTGACCGACGGGCTGGCCCAGATCAACAAGGCCGCGCCGGCCTTCGCCGTGGTGGACCTGCGGCTTGGCGACGGCAACGGGCTCGACGTGGTGTCGGCGCTGAAGCGCAAGCGCCCCGACGCGCGCACCATCGTGCTGACCGGCTACGGCAACATCGCAACCGCGGTTACGGCGGTGAAGATGGGCGCGGTGGATTATCTCTCGAAGCCTGCCGATGCCGACGACGTGGTCGCGGCGCTGCTCGCCAGCGGCACCGAGAAATCCGAATTACCATCGAATCCGATGTCGGCGGATCGCGTGCGCTGGGAACACATCCAGCGCATCTACGAGATGTGCAACCGCAACGTCTCCGAAACCGCGCGACGGCTGAACATGCACCGCCGCACATTGCAGCGGATTCTCGCCAAGCGCGCGCCGCGGTAA